TCGGCGTGCGCTACGACGCCGGGAGCGGCATGTCCGTGTCGTACGGCGGCGTGAGCCTGGCGGCCGGCGCGTGGCCGGCGTTCTACCAGGCGCCCCGGAGCGCGACGGTGTTCGTGGCCACGGCGAAGGGCGCTGGTATACGGCTCTCGGAGCGCGCGCAGGGGCAGAtggccgcggcggagcggcTCCGGTCCGTGCCGCTCGACGTGGAGCTGAAAGTTCCCGTGCGGCTCCAGATCGGCGCGCTGAAGACGTGGGCGATGCCCGTGACGGTAAGGTGCGCCGTGGCCGTGGACAGACTCGCCGTTGACGCCAAGGTGGTGTCCGCCGGGCCGTGCGACGTGGACGCGAGGTCGCTGTTCTGGAGGAACTGATCCAAGGGCTCACTGCTGGTTGGTTGATTGTTTAGGAGAGAGCACGCAATTCTTGCGGGTAGCAAACGATTATTTAATCGTGCTATGTCCCTGATGTTTTTTCTCCCCTCGTTGTTGTTTTGATCGAGCAATCTTAGTTCTTTCTGGACAGGAGATCGATTTGTTGTTTTTGATTATGTTCTGCTGCAAATTGTGTTGCGGTTAAGGTCTTCACAAGTTGCACCTCTGTTCTTCTGCACAAGAGACTGAAGAACAATGGTGTTGGTACACTGGTGCCTGTTTTGTTGCTACTCCAAAGTTTTGTTATATGATTTGCGGTAGCAACTATAAATATTCCAACTTCGATCAGTGGAATACCCGAGGCTAGCTTGCAACATTGTAAAATTCAGCAGTCGTTCTTGAATCTCAATCTCAGATGCATGTGTTGGCTGTGAGAATGTCTGTCCCTGGCACAACCAGAATGGCACATGACCTTATTGGGCGTATTTTGTGCTTTTGCAGTCACATAATAGGACTAACAAAAGGCTCATGCGCGATTACCATGACAAAATAGAACGTTCGGTACTATGGCAACCGGGATTTCTCCTTCCGACGCAAGTGTAACCTCGAATTATGTGGGTGGGTGACAAGAACATACTAAATGTTGAGACAAACACTGAACTGAACAGATGATCTGATTCTTGCATTGCTATAATAAAATCAGACCATCAGAGTACAGACCTGAGCATGCTGTCAAGATCAGATATATGCATATGACAAATTAAATAAGACGGTTTAAATAAGCAATGCAGAACGAGGTGGGATTCAGGGCATGTTTTCCTGGGGTACGTCAATCTTTGCCTTCTGGTCAACTCACTGGTGCTGTGTTTCCTTCACACAAAAAATGTTGTGATCTCCCCACGACTAACTGTAGTGTTCTTCACGTCTTGCCTGGCTGACCATCCAAACCATTATCAGAGAAATCGTCAGAATCTATTTCTGTACATATGTTACATCTCTGTTCAGATTTGTATACTCGTTTCTAGTTCTGAAGATATTTGGTGCGTCTCCATGAACTTAAACTACAGTACTTTTCAAGCCTTTTCCTTCGTCCAAAGTCCATGAAGGAAAACTTCTTGCTCGACAAATATGATAACTCGTATTgaaaatatgaacctggaaaTGTTATAGGAATTGGGATGGTGGTTAGGATACAGGCCACAACTTGGTTTACGTGAGAGGACCTCTGTACAAAGCTGAAAATGTATGACCCTCATTTAATTATTATCAGTTTGAGATCCTGAAAAAAAACTTAGCCAGTTGGGTGTTCTGCCAGAATATTGGTTAAGACACAAAAATTAACATTTTTGCCTGAAAAGAAGGGACGTGATCTGGTCTgaattattcaaattttgtaccATGTAATCTGTAAtggaattttgaaaattatttttcaaggGGTTTGGAGCTTGAAATCATTGTACACtgaaacttaaaaaaaaaaagagggttCAAAACACACAGTTTGCACGGTGTATCATTATGTGGAGAACTCTAGAAAATGTTGTGATGAGCACTTAACCGGAAGAGCAACAGCTAAGCATGGTATCTTCGCCGGTTTAAGGCAACAAAAGTAGtaatccctccgtccaacaataaggAGCATATTAGGGTTCGGTTGACCAAACTTTTGACCATAAATTACTTCATgatatgtgactaatgtgatcaaaatcataatcataagTAAATACCCTTGAGTAGGAATATAATTatatgaatctatgtcatataattatatattaataaagtaatttgtggtcagtggtcaaaaaaaaactaatatgtCTCTTGTTGTTGAACGGAGGTCGTACTcagtagtaaaaaaaaaaaattgagcgaAGGAGGGAATAGTAAATTCCGATGGTTTGATAATGGTCCATGTAGCTGTTAGTACCTGGGCAATTTGGCATCTGGATTGggccaccttttttttttgcacccACTTAGCAGTATACACTTGGACCCACAGCAGTAGAATTGGGCCAGCGATTGAATACGGGCCGAACACCCATTCAAAATACTGCATGATAGTGGCCCAGTGAAAGAGATGCCCGTGCCGTACCAAACGATCgagtctcaaaaaaaaaaaaatagccagCGGCTCGTGATCCCGCACTCGGAGAAACGTGCCGATCCGCCTACATCTCCCGTATATGGAGCGTGCAGCACATCGTGCGAGGCTGGATCGATCGTTCGATGAtaatacacacacacaaaaacctTAGCATACGTGATGGCCCCCGTTGCGTAGAGTTCGCCCATTCAGACGTTGGTACGTCACTAGTACAAAACAGGCCATCAGTGTCGTTTAAAAAACGCTATTAGTGGCACGCACTGACTTCTGGCCACTGATAATAAGGCTATCAAAGACAGACACAAAACACGTCACTCATCAGTGTTGGGTATTCTATACCCAATATTGATACTCATATGCCAACAATGGCGTCATGTCTCACCCGACACTCTCACCCGACACTGATGGTCATTTAGggattaaaaataatataattaCATATTAATTTATATACACatgcaaaaaataatcaacatttactcttttttcttctttcataCAATGCACGGTCCATGCAAATTTTGGATCTATTCTCAAATATTTACATTCTACCAAAATTACACATTCACATATGTAAATTCAATAGAAAATGTGATAGCCAAGCAGCCTTGCAATCTTGTAGACGGCATGGTAGAGCTCCAAATCGCTGGTGTGGACGGAGAACAACATAAGCAGACACGTACCAGATGCCGAGGGAGTCCGCGTCTCGTTGAACGCCGCTGTGGACCACCATCTCCAATCGTCCTCCTTGCACCAGCCGACGAACTACATCCGAGGGAGAGCCCGGATCCGCCCGTGTCACGTCGGGTaaaggccggatccggcgatgTGGAGGCCCAGgaagctcgccggcgccgcgagTAGCTAgccgccccgccgctgcccgccGATCCGGTCTCTGCGCGCACGAGGGACACCGATGGCGACCTCCTCTGTAGacagcgagagagagagattcaGGAGAGttagagggagagagagatcctagagaggggagagggagagacgcaccgagagagggagaggcagGTCCGGCGGTGAAGGGCTCGACGGGGGGTggatccggcggcagcggggtcCGAGGAAAccagatccggcggcggcggggtccgAGAAAACCAgatccagcggcggcggggtcttGGGAAACCAGATCCGACGGCGGCATGGTCGACGGAGGCGGGCGGGCTTGACGGGTttcggggcggcggcgaatcTAGGACATGCCACTGATGATCGCACTATCAGTGGCATGTTCCATGTGATACACGCCGCTAATACCCAAGCCACTCATAGAGGCATATCAATGGCGGTTTCAGATTCGACCGCCACAGATGGATGTCCCGAGGAACCAAGCATGGCCCAAAGTCGGTCCATCAGTGGCGTGTGCTCTGTATCCGCCACTGATAGATGTCTAGTCAGCCCGACACTGGTGAGGGTCGCATATGGCCATTTTGTACTAGCGCGTCTACCTCTACCACGAAGGAACAAAGCAATTGTACAAAGAGTCAAGACTTAAGGGGTTGGTACTACATCGCGTCCAAGTAAACTGTCGATCGTCCACAACGAAACTCCTGCTTAATTTTGGAGTTCCGAACCAACTGATCACCGCAGAGTGACTACAAACTTATTTCGGTAGCCTTTTTTCTCCATGTCGTCCAACGTACAGTGATCAGCGTGATGAGAGCACTTTAAGTTGGGTGTCTTCTCTccaatgtttttctttctggtCTATTTCGAGGCTGGATGGTGCGACTTAACCTAACTGCCCGCCTGAAAAACGAGCATTTTGACGAGTCAGCTCCCCACGCACTCCTCCGAACAAATCCACCTCCCGGCCTTGCCTTTTGTTTCCGGCCAGACATCTGCTTAAAAAACGGGATCTGTGACAATTCACGATTCAAAAACACTTTTGTAGGCTACTATTAGGGTGGGTGTTCGCCCACTTACGTACCCACCACGTTAACGTCTGCATATACCACGTTCGATCATTCATCAATTCAAAGCGAGTAAAAAGACAAAGCCGTCGTTGTATACGAGTTCATGACAAGAGATCGATTCGTAGAGAAAGTAGACGTCTCACCTCAAATCACACCACATCATATCAGTATATCACCCTTCGCTAGTTAATGCTAGGCCTGGGATTCCTAGCAGGCAGCAGACCTTCTCGGAAGATAATTACAAGGAGAGGGAATTCTATTTTGACCAAAGTCAGCGAGCTCATTGACCCGTCTACTGGTGATTGGGATGCAGATTTGATTGATGCTATCTTCTGGCCTATTGATGCACAACGAATCAAGCAAATTCCTATTGCTAGAGCGAGTGTCGAAGATTTTGTGGCTTGACACTATAATAAATCAGGAGTTTTTTCGGTGCGATCAGCATACCATGTGGAATGGGATAATCAACATGGTGAGAAATTGAGACGCACTAATGGGATGGCAGGAACCCAAGTACACCCAGTTTGGAAGAAGCTATGGAATTTAAAAGTCCCTGCAAAGGTGAGGATCTTCGGATGGAAAAGTTTGCATAATACTATCCCTTGCTTTGCAACTCTTGCTAATCGACATGTGCCGGTGAGTGCACAGTGTGTTACTTGTCCTGCGCAAGTGGAGGATCTCCGCCATGTTCTTTTCACTTGTTCCAGAGCAAAGGCCGTTTGGAGTGCATTGGGAGCTGGCGAGCTCATTGCTCAAAGTCTGGCATTAGATCGTGCGGGTTCGGCCGTTCTAGAAGATCTCCTTGCTGGTGATCATGCTTCGAAAATATATATGACACCGGTGACCTTTGGAGAGCTCTGTGCTGTTGCTTGCTGGTACATCTGGTGGGAAAGGCGGCAATTGATGCACGGAGAGCCGATTCCGCCACCTGATACAACTGCTTTTTCGATCCAAGCTTTGGTGATGAACTATGTTCGTTCCTATTCGAAACAAAGTGGTATACAACGCCTTGGTTGGCAAAAGCCTCCAGAAGGTATGCAAAAGCTCAATGTTGATGCTTCTTTCATCGAGGACAAGGAAGAAGGTGCTACGGGTGCTGTTATCAGGGACGCTTCAGGCCTGTTTGTGCGTGCGTCGAATAGCTGTATTCCCATTGTCTATGATGCCACGATGGCTGAAGCAATGGCTCTCTGGAATGGGATTCAGTTTGCTAAAAGCCTTGGTTGTTCCAATCTACTGATCAGCTCGGACAGCTTGGAGGTAGTTCAGGAGATGAATAGCGATAGCTGGCCCTCTCCAGCTGCAGCGATATATATTGATTGCGTTGAAGCTTTGAAAGAGTTCGGAAAGGTGATCACAGAGCATTGTCCAGGAGAGGCAAACCAAGTTGCGCATGAGCTAGCTAGGATAGCTAGGGATGATCCACCAAATGTTTGGTTGGACAATCCTCCTAATTTTCTTATTCCTCTCCTCGTCGACAATGTTACTCTTATTTGAGTTTTAATAAAGCCAGCCATCAGgccttccctaaaaaaaaaatgctaggCCCGGTGAGATGCGAAGACTCGGTCAAGATGGGCAGCGAGTGAGCCTTGCCCGTGCCGTGCTTCAACGGCGACAGATCGCGCGCACTTGCCCGATCCTGCTCGGCAAACACGGTGATTATACATGCGCGGTGCTTTGTTCTTGCTGACAGTATTCCCGAGCCCTGACAGCCATATACCAGTACGTGTTTCCAATAATTCTCTGCTCTATcctgttctctttttttctggaCTGGACCCGCCAATAACAATAATTCTGCAAAGCACTGATTGAACTAATGAAATGAGTGAGTGGATTAATTAGGCGCATACATGCATCATTGTAGACAAAATAGCGGATACGTCTGGATAAGCGCATCTCCAGCTGCCGCATGCGTGTGGCGTGCACGGGACGAACGAGGAGCCTTGATTAGTTCGCTGCAAACGCCGGCCTCCTAAAGATTCCAAGAAGATGATGGCTCAAAACGGACCCAGATGAGTGAAGAGGGATCGAGAGAGAGGGCGCCAACTGATAAGCCAATCATGCTAGCCATGGGGCTTTTTTGGTTAGGCCGGCGGGGCCGCCTCCGATGCAGCGTCGTGCTGGTCGAGGTCGTTCTCGATCATTCCCGGCGCGTTTTGGGCCGATTTCGATTTCCTTACGTGAAAGAATTTTAAGTTATTGCTAAGCCAGCTTGAAGTGAGTGATACTGTCAGATCAGATCAGGCTAGCATATTGGTCGATATGCTCTCACGTATACACGGATCAAGGATGGAATCACATCGTATAATGAATCATGAAACGGCATTGTTTAATCACAAGTTACGTGCCGACTACTCTCGGCCCAACAAATTTCTCCCGTTACAAAATTTGGCTGACATAAAGAATACCTCTAGGCTCATGGATCAACGCGCTCGCTACAGTCGAGAGCCAGCGAGTGGATGGGTGAATCATGGGAAACCTGGTCCCCGGGGCGGGGAACGAAAGCGAGGCTCCGCTcacgctcctccgccgccgtctccgagGCTCGGAAACGACGAAACCCCGCGGCGCCGTCGTGCTCTCGTGGTTCACGTCACCTCGGCTCGTCGGGCCGGCCCAGCGGCCGTAAAATAAGCCCGATCCATTCTCCTTTTCAGGTTTAGGCACGTGTGCGGACGAGCTTGAGAGCCACTGTCCCACATTACCGCTGTGGCCTTCGATCGATTCAGTGGCACACGTGCTATGCTTGGAGATGTGCACGTCGTCACAAAACCGAAAAGAATGGTACGTGGCGTGATGCTCCACTTTAAGAACGTTTGCTTCCCAACGAAGAAAATTGCTCTCGTTAGCTTAGACTCGGGTTTTGCCGTTGGGATCGTTCCTGTCCATTTGACGCCTAGTTATCGCGTCATTGGCATGTGACCGCTTGTCCGCTTGGCCAGGTCTCATCCGCTGCGACAGGAACACGACTTATTTATTTCATGATGATGATTTTGACAAGAGTGTTATAGGAGTTAAGCTGATCTTGTCGACGATATCTATCCGTCTGTCTCATAACCGCTAACAAAGATTGATCGTTGATTGCCTCAAAAAAAGATTGATCGTTGAGCTGGTAGCAGTGAGGCGCTCTCGATTATTACATCTTGGAAGTACAAAGAATAATGTTCTACTAGCACACTGACA
The Brachypodium distachyon strain Bd21 chromosome 2, Brachypodium_distachyon_v3.0, whole genome shotgun sequence genome window above contains:
- the LOC112271019 gene encoding uncharacterized protein LOC112271019 encodes the protein MAGTQVHPVWKKLWNLKVPAKCVTCPAQVEDLRHVLFTCSRAKAVWSALGAGELIAQSLALDRAGSAVLEDLLAGDHASKIYMTPVTFGELCAVACWYIWWERRQLMHGEPIPPPDTTAFSIQALVMNYVRSYSKQSGIQRLGWQKPPEGMQKLNVDASFIEDKEEGATGAVIRDASGLFVRASNSCIPIVYDATMAEAMALWNGIQFAKSLGCSNLLISSDSLEVVQEMNSDSWPSPAAAIYIDCVEALKEFGKVITEHCPGEANQVAHELARIARDDPPNVWLDNPPNFLIPLLVDNVTLI